The DNA region CCTATGCATAAATTGTGAGTACCAGGCAGATCTTCATTTAAATCATACCATAGCAATTAGTAAGGAGGTAATCATAGATAAATGTAAGCAATGAGTAATACCCCTTTTTTGATAGGGTGTATTTCCCTTAGTCATACTTCTTTAAGCACAATATGAAATAATCATTCCTGGCTAACAATCAATGGGGGGAAAGAGGTGGGAAAGCTAACACTGTCTTACAGACAATACCTCATTTCATCGCTTGGTATTCCAATTCCTTGGAGCTCAGAAAATCCCAGCAATCTgttattattttcatattcacTTTTTAGATTATGAAGATTTTGCCTTTAACAGAGAATGAATATCAGTAAATATCAggaggaacatttaaaaaatcaacaaataaaagaaaagattatgTATGATTCTTCCTTTGTTGCTCGCTAGTTGAGGAATGCTGCAATTATGTGTTAATTGGTTGCTAAATTATGTTGTGATTTGGGGGCCTTTGGGGTGTCACCAGAAATCCTCAGAGCAATAACAATTACCCTGCCTGTTCTGAAACTTGGGGAAGATAATGACTGCTAAATTGCTAAACAAACAGTCATTAACACAATCCTGTTGATGCCTTAAGTATCCCAATTAAACTTTCATTCCACATTTTAAAGAGAGATTGAGCAGGGCAGATTGTTTGATAAGTTAACTCAGAACACCAGGGAGTTTTGCTCCCAGAGGAGTCTGAGGAACAAATGAAAACCAGAGAGGCTCTTGTGCAACACCACGGGGTTTTAATGTGAAAGAGAAGCGTAGCAGCCAATTACAGAAAATCAAGGCAATACAAGGGGAAACGCATGAGGCAGGTATCACGCGCTGGTACCAGTGCCCCGCTCAGGACCCAGGGGACAGCCGAGGCGATGGAGCGATGCAGGGGATACCAAGGCTCAGCCATGCAGCCAGGGCACACAGTGGCACGGGGTAGTGGACTGCTGGGCACACACAGCCtcctcctgtccccatgccagggCAACCGGTGCATGCTGCTGGTCCCCATGGCTCTTGCTCCTTGTCCTCGTGCCGTGGTCCTTGCTTCAGGGCTGTTGCTGGTTCTGGGCACCATCCTGGGGGCTTTAGAAAGCTCCACAACTCCCGCGGCGGGACCTGCCCCACCTCTGGGCACCAGGGAGGTAATACCCCGTGCCACAGGAGGAGAAGCCAGAGCTGTAGGACCTCCCGCAGTTGCCATAGCCCCgggagcccccatagccccccaaaccAAAGGAGCCCCCATAGCCCCGGGAGCTCCCATAGCCCAgggagcccccatagccccccaaaccAAAGGAGCTCCCATAGCCCCGGGAGCCCCCATAGCCAGAGGAGCCCCCATAGCCCAAGGAGCCACCATAGCCCCCCAAATCAAAGGAGCTCCCATAGCCCAGGGAGCCCCCATAGCCAGaggagcccccatagccccccaaaccAAAGGAGCCCCCATAGCCCAGGGAGTTCCCATAGCCCCCCAAACCAAAGGAGCTCCCATAGCCCCGGGAGCCCCCATAGCCCTGGGAGCTTTGGGAACTGAAGGAACTCCCCAACCAGGCTGGGCCTGATGATCCCACAATGCTCTCCTGAGGAAAAGAGCTGAGTATGGGGCCTGGGACTGTCACCACAGCCGGCGGCGGGAAGATCACTGCTCTGGAGTCGGGACATTGCTGCACACACGGCTCATTGTAGCTCTCGGCAATCGGCTGAGGGCAGGTCACCCCACAGGGTCTGCAGGACTCGCTGTAGCCAGACATCCTTCTTGTGATGGCTGTGAGTCTGCAAAGCACAATGGTAAGCAGGTTTTGGATGCAGAAATTTTCACCTGACCCTAGATGCCTGTGCTTGCTTAAAGTCAGCGGAAATTGTGACAGCCCAGAGTTTATTACCTTGCAAAGTATACATACATCTGGTCACGTAAATCACATTTTAGATTGTTTACTGTCAAGATTCCCTAGGTTTCATGCACAGATGCAGACATCTGTTGTCATGTATGGTGAATCCCACACTTGATATCACTGCTCTTGCTTGTAGCACGATGAATCTAATTTATTTAAGACCAACTGAAACAGACTAAGGTTTGGTAATGTATTTACAGCAAGTTAAGAAAAGAAGTGTCAGGTATAGCCAGCTCTTTCTATAGTTTTGCATTGCTTGCCCAGTAGCACTCAACTTCCAAATAGGAATATTTGTGCTTATCGGGCAAATACTACCTCAAGATGGTAGATACCATAAtcattctgatatttttaaattttataatgcATGTAGATCCTGAACTGGAACTAAAATGCCTGGGCAACGGTTATTCAAAGTGGCATATAAAACTTCCCATTTTATTCTAAGGATAACACTTTCTGACACCCGCAGTTCTCCAACCTGCCAATCCATAGCATCGTGTAGAGTTTAACACCAACAGAAAACAGCTTGAGTAGGATAGAGGTTGAGGCAAATTGGACTTACCCTGTTCACCAAGAAGAATAAGCCAGGAGATGTGGATAGAGAGGCTCAGAGTGGAAACAGCTTTTATACATTTCTCAAACTGCTTACAGATATGAAACACCCTTTGTGCCTCAGGTCCTACATAGTAACAAAACAACCTTCACATTGAGGGatttaattttgcttgctttgcacTGCCACTCCCCACCTTCAAAAACAGGTGTGATACAATGTCCGTACCAAATTGTGGGCATTGTTCTTGTGAATGACGAGATCTTTCAGACTTCTAATACCCAGCACCAGCATTGGGGCATCTGCTATTTAATTCCACTTTAAGTTTTAAGATAATAAGTTTGATTTTTAGAGTAGATGAGTAAGGATCAATTAAAGTTATCTGTCTTTTAAGAATGGTGTCATTTAAATGAATGCTATGAAAATATGTGCAAGCTGgataaaaagagggagagaggtaATAAAGGGAGAATTTCAGGTACCTACATCTGGTTTAGAAACATGGGGGCTTTAGTATCTCTATTTGCAGATCAAATACCATTAATTACTCATGAGTTATAAGGTGGATGCcattgttgtttttattgttgtctTTGGAATGTCATTGAGGCAGTGACAATTCAGAGATGTTCCAGCTCCTCCTAGGAGCAATAAGAGGTTTTACAAACACCCACTAAAAATTCATATTTGATGTGTTGTACCATTGTTACATACAAACACTCAACTATCAGCATGCAAATCTTGTGCAAGACCATCAATTTAGAGATGTGTGAATGAAGTGCTCTGTGTCATTAGGTACAGCTTCATACAGAAGAGAGGGGGTCATTCAGAAGTGAGAGCAAGCGATCTGGAGAGTCTAAGAGTAGAGATTTTAGGATATCCGTTTGATATCCCTTGTTTTTCAGAACATGGACAGATAGCCGGTTAAGCCTGAATATTCAGATAATTTTTAATGgggatctttttttccctcctaaaatTTAAGGCAGTAGAAATTTCAGGAATATTACCAAAATACTGGCTCATAAAGGGAAATGAAGCTACTCTCTATAGTCTCTAGCATGGACATGTCATAACCTCTCCAAACATATTAATACTTAGTAAAATAAAGAACTTGATAtcatgaatgaaaatgaaaaccttgCAAGCATTGAAGTTATAAATCACAGTCTGGTTAAGGAATCAAAAGGATTCCATAGCATTTTGGTtggcatatttttaaatgatgctCTTTCATAACACGGGAGCTTCTAAATCCTGCTCTTCTTCATTTAATATGATAATAACAGAAATTGCAAGCACTAAGTATTAACGAGTATTTGTGAAGCAGCTTAAAGTCATTATCCTCTAGGTGCCTCTCATTATTAACAGCAAATCCTGATGACACTTCAAAGGCACAGCTATCTTACAATTTAGAGGTAATTTATAGCCTATCTTTTGCAATATTGTAAAATTAGAAAACAACAGATTTGGAAAGAACTGTATGATGCCACAGACTTATGCCATTAAAATAGGTTCTTTTAAGtactattttattaatttcccACTTTTTCCTAAGTGGTCAGTACttcaggggtggggggaaagaaaattaagattgttttaaaatgtatttctaactGAACTTCTAGAAGTAGAGATTTCAAATGAAGTTTTGAAACGTTTGGTATTACCTTTAGACAGAGACCCTGTCAACAGTTCTGGCTGTATCAATAaggccttttcttcctctttggagGTGTCACTTAGCCCAGCCATTCCTCTGTTAACCTAGTGTCACCTGAATTGTCTCAGAAGACttgagagaaggatgttgggAGAGGTTTCAATGGACCAGTGCTAGCTCCACTTGGGTTGTAGTTAATATTTCTAGTGATGATGGGACTGTATCTTTCCCCTATATCATTTGACAGGTGCAGTAAATCAGACACAGATCTCCCTGCCTGGGTTAATTATAGGTAAAATGAAAAGCTTAGAGCACAAGCTAAAAACTTTACCAGGCCTTACTGCTTTCATGCTGTTTTTAGCAATAGTGATATCCCATCAGGAGTGAACCTGCTTCATGTCAGCTCTTTGCCCTGCTGTATAACAACATTTGTGGATCCCTAGCCAACTGCAAGGAGAACGTGTGTCCTCTCAGAGATGAACTTCTAGCTCATGTCGGATGACCTTCACCTGGTTTGTGCACGTGGCACCATAAAGGGCTCCACACCACGTAAGTACTACCTTGAACATTAAAACGGGACTAACGTGACGTACGAGTCTTGTTCTGGCTTTCAGTTGATGACTGTATGGCAACCCTTCAGCTGCAAGTTCTCCAAATCCCCTAAAATGACAATCACAGATAACTGATTGTCATCAGCAGTTGTATCACACCCACACTAACATTTGGGAGGGACAGTGCTGAGGTGGCAAAAGTAAACACTATCATGTTTGTTTTGTAACAAATTAGGACCAGAGGCACAAAGGGTGGCTTAAAGCAGCATATAAAAGCTCATATCACCCACAGTCCTTCTATCCACTTCTTTTGTCTCAATCTCCGCAGTGAACAAGGTAAGTGTGATTTCACTCATTCTTTCTACTACTATTAGTATTTACTTTAACAATGCTTTTGTTGCAGAGATGATTCCCGCATGTGTTTTTACAGACTTATATcctttgtttccttctgaaaatgtgTCTTTGTCCAGATGCAGCATCAGGAGTCACTGCATTAGGATAGGAAGTAGATCTGCAAGCTATAGAAATACTTGGGGTGACTTACAGCTCTTAAAGTCTGTATTAATACATACAGTCAATGAGCCTTTTCTCCTATTCCTGTTGGCTGCTTTTTCACTGGTTCTTACACTTTGTGAGTGCATCCTCACCAGTCCAAGTTGCCACAGACAGACCTGTCTGTCTAATTTATCCAATACTGAATTTCTGTTTCACATGAAATTATTTACAGAGGTGATCATGATGAGATGAAAGAAAGGATAAAGGTTGAGTTGATACAAGAATGAGTTTTATTTGTTAGCATGTATAAATTTATCTGTTTCTCAGTTAACTGCTGATAGCTGGAACACAGAGCCATTGCTTAATAATCTTGGTTCatctcctcccagcccagctctggtATTTGTTCATTTACATTAAAACTCCTACTGCCGTACATTGCAGACTCACAACCACCACAAGAAGGATGTCTGGCTACAGCGAGTCCTGCAGACCCTGTGGGGTGACCTGCCCTCAGCCGATTGCCGAGAGCTACAATGAGCCGTGTGTGCAGCAATGCCCCGACTCCAGAGCAGTGATCTTCCCGCCGCCGGCTGTGGTGACAGTCCCAGGCCCCATACTCAGCTCTTTTCCTCAGGAGAGCATTGTGGGATCATCAGGCCCAGCCTGGTTGGGGAGTTCCTTCAGTTCCCGAAGCTCCCAGGGCTATGGGGGCTCCCGGGGCTATGGGAGCTCCTTTGGTTTGGGGGGCTATGGGAACTCCCTGGGCTATGGGGGCTCCTTTggtttggggggctatgggggctcctCTGGCTATGGGGGCTCCCTGGGCTATGGGAGCTCCTTTGATTTGGGGGGCTATGGTGGCTCCTTGGGCTATGGGGGCTCCTCTGGCTATGGGGGCTCCCGGGGCTATGGGAGCTCCTTTGGTTTGGGGGGTTATGGGGGCTCCCTGGGCTATGGGAGCTCCCTGGGCTATGGGGGCTCCTTTggtttggggggctatgggggctcctTGGGCTATGGGGGCTCCCGGGGCTATGGCAACTGCGGGAGGTCCTACAGCTCTGGCTTCTCCTCCTGTGGCACGGGGTATTACCTCCCTGGTGCCCAGAGGTGGGGCAGGTCCCGCCGCGGGAGTTGTGGAGCTTTCTAAAGCCCCCAGGATGGTGCCCAGAACCAGCAACAGCCCTGAAGCAAGGACCACGGCACGAGGACAAGGAGCAAGAGCCATGGGGACCAGCAGCATGCACCGGTTGccctggcatggggacaggaggaGGCTGTGTGTGCCCAGCAGTCCACTACCCCGTGCCACTGTGTGCCCTGGCTGCATGGCTGAGCCTTGGTATCCCCTGCATCGCTCCATCGCCTCGGCTGTCCCCTGGGTCCTGAGCGGGGCACTGGTACCAGTGCGTGATACCTGCCTCATGCGTTTCCCCTTGTATTGCCTTGATTTTCTGTAATTGGCTGCTACGCTTCTCTTTCACATTAAAACCCCGTGGTGTTGCACAAGAGCCTCTCTGGTTTTCATTTGTTCCTCAGACTCCTCTTGGAGCAATATTCACTCTCGTGCAGGGAAGAAGTGCCTGGAGTCCCTCAACACTCCAAGTGTCATGACAAAAAATGAACTTTGTTTCAGCTCTTCATGCAGTTCTTaagtgtgtttaattttttttctttttgcaggacTTTATTCAATAGATACTCTGCAGAAGTTTTTCTATCAGTCCAAGGTGATCTAAAACTGGCTTGAAAATAGTATTCTGTATTCATGCCATTATGTTGAAACACGTTGCATGCATAGATTTGCTTTCAGTTTAATTCTAcaactaaattaaaaaatcaaaatgccttatgggaaaatgaaaattttccagTGATGAGGAGGAATTTCTTTCCTGAGCAGGAAATACTTTGTGGTATTTGAAATTCATTCCTAGTTCTCATTGACATGTTTTGTACATTTTACTTGGAAGGCGTGATTTCCTGAGCCATCGTTCAGAGATGCCATGATGGGATGTATAGGTTGAATTGAGCGTTGAGCTCGGATGAGTTCACAGACTCTGCTCTCCTTGGCAAAAAAGCTCaattaatgtgggtttttttcttagctcTAAATGTCCTTGTTACCATAAAACAACAGTAGCCAAGGGAACAAGGGGAAAGCCCCCTGAAAGGTAGGAGTG from Calonectris borealis chromosome 29, bCalBor7.hap1.2, whole genome shotgun sequence includes:
- the LOC142094071 gene encoding uncharacterized protein LOC142094071, whose translation is MSCYDLCPPTSGVTCPQPIAESYNEPCVQQCPDSRAVIFPPPAVVTVPGPILSSFPQESIVGSSGPAWLGSSFSSRSSQGYGGSRGYGSSFGLGGYGNSLGYGGSFGLGGYGGSSGYGGSLGYGSSFDLGGYGGSLGYGGSSGYGGSRGYGSSFGLGGYGGSLGYGSSLGYGGSFGLGGYGGSLGYGGSRGYGNCGRSYSSGFSSCGTGYYLPGLYSIDTLQKFFYQSKVI
- the LOC142094144 gene encoding uncharacterized protein LOC142094144, giving the protein MSGYSESCRPCGVTCPQPIAESYNEPCVQQCPDSRAVIFPPPAVVTVPGPILSSFPQESIVGSSGPAWLGSSFSSQSSQGYGGSRGYGSSFGLGGYGNSLGYGGSFGLGGYGGSSGYGGSLGYGSSFDLGGYGGSLGYGGSSGYGGSRGYGSSFGLGGYGGSLGYGSSRGYGGSFGLGGYGGSRGYGNCGRSYSSGFSSCGTGYYLPGAQRWGRSRRGSCGAF